The Vibrio agarivorans genome contains the following window.
TTGATTTGCGAGATGGCCAAGTTGAGGCGTTTGAGCTGCTCTGGCGTGATTTCTCTTGCTTGCGGCGCAAGTGTCGTGAGCACCCACTCAATTTCCTCAAGTGGCTCAACGTCAAGCCCATTAGTGTGGTGGTAGTCGCAGATCCACTTGGCACAAAGCCGTTGCTCCATTAGGCCACCTCCGTTTTGAGTCCGATGTGTTCAATGCCCTCATTGAGAAAGCGCTTTAAGGTGTGTTTTGCCGTCGGGTAAATCATGTCACTGCCCAGTCCCTCCCCTAGCTCGCTGTGCCCCATCAGATAATCAATCTCTTGCAGTGATAGACGCACCTTATTGTTCGCAAGAGCATGCTGAGCAAAGTGGTGGCGCAGCTGGTACGGCACTACCGCTTCGCCTGGGTAGAGTGCTTGCCATCGCACGGCCATAAATAGTCTCAAGCTTTTGGCGGTAATGGTGTGTGTTTGGTATTTCTCATCGAGCAGGCACCACAAGTGTGGGAATGAACAAGCGACGCCGCGCATACGCAAATTGTGTTGCACGTGCTGATAGCGCTTAATTCGCGCTCTCAGGCCATCACACAGCCAGATAGGGCGGTGCTTGCCTTTATCGCGCACGATGGCCTCTCTCAGGTTAAAACACCATTGTCTTTCAATGCTGATGTGATGGGTGGGGCGCGTGCCGGTCAGTGCGATCAGCAGCAAAGACAGCTCAAAGGCATAAAAGTTGTGCAGCGTTTTTAAGCTCTCAAGGCTGTGCTCAGCGCGCTCGAGTGATTGCCCTTCTCGCTCAAGAGCCTGAAACAAGCGTTTGACCTGATGGTTGGCGATGGGGCGTATCGAGCCAATTTGGATAAAGGGCAACGCATGATGTGTTCGGGTAGCTGAGCCCATCTCAAGGTGAAACGCTTCAATGCTGCCTGGGGTTTGTAGGTGCGGGGGCAACGCGTGAGAGGAGTGCAGTAAGCCTATTTTACGATTCGAGCAAGGCGTTAGGACATCTAGGCTCTCGTTGTATATGTCGGTTGGGAT
Protein-coding sequences here:
- a CDS encoding site-specific integrase, whose protein sequence is MSIAAIANKNRAQSAGAPPPKARAHALKLLSALMRLKRYYPTHKQKRDKVTAYDRALFHFLYLWLTGGLEGCQSIEDFPDIKVVTSSQPCGPYRLRSTQVNCKISWVEYALPYPAKTGTEWLWQPIPKGLNEWFSLALTQTQRAADIWVLSRQEKRTFLRFLHTKWRTPTRLKGEHLVRRDRLFGYFDNMVKCDSTLPVTAKAVILGEMRLHHPCALRYQISTSDEIRHELFHHYNNYLNRLLKAIPTDIYNESLDVLTPCSNRKIGLLHSSHALPPHLQTPGSIEAFHLEMGSATRTHHALPFIQIGSIRPIANHQVKRLFQALEREGQSLERAEHSLESLKTLHNFYAFELSLLLIALTGTRPTHHISIERQWCFNLREAIVRDKGKHRPIWLCDGLRARIKRYQHVQHNLRMRGVACSFPHLWCLLDEKYQTHTITAKSLRLFMAVRWQALYPGEAVVPYQLRHHFAQHALANNKVRLSLQEIDYLMGHSELGEGLGSDMIYPTAKHTLKRFLNEGIEHIGLKTEVA